The Montipora capricornis isolate CH-2021 chromosome 3, ASM3666992v2, whole genome shotgun sequence genome window below encodes:
- the LOC138041784 gene encoding uncharacterized protein codes for MSVDGEHSEAVDDEEDRIESLKQQKAKDKTAFTKNKNKLLSLLDEEDYPSRREVKAACQMLCEVQERTMSTMEELSGEYLRSKEKEKRKKLTAEMDRLEAEFSEAYYQAQEYLDNRKGELSSLATDASENTRQRRIEEGVVRKSVEWQALEEQVKREQDIARQREGLEELRRQYQSRLFDEEELQDLKESEIKGPETRKFPANNWAESRSTPSLGKDMWNQLKRVSIPIFNGDKRLYEGWKTAFMACVDKAPATPEYKLLQLRQYLSGEALKVVEPLGHSAAAYETAKEGLERKFGGKQRQIALHLEELENFKPLRPGNARDLERLADLLDVTVVNLREAGRHDELGSGSLYLSLCKKLTEAMLAHYHRWIHENGRWQSVETLREFIIQEAEFQTVASETIYGLRKRGHKKDSGVTFFGNTQKSSAPQRRVGFRPCKVCSGHHGVWRCEKFKAMSPPARWETAKSLKLCYRCLGGDHNGETCVRSRVCGINNCKNTHNRLLHRDSAPADRSEQGASHGRPEMEQGASGGSQTAAEGETNNEMSLTPPQDLTEQATERSHSTVTSQNAQPRFVALRTVPVFLKNGNRRIKVNALLDEASTKTYLNADVAAELGLQGHPQSVTVNVLNGQTETFETTPVEVELESLDGNVKTTINAFTAERVTGNMKVIDWGKYAAKCTHLKEIQFPNPGIRPIVDLLIGIDYAELHYSFKDVRGQPGDPVARLTPLGWTCTGTVSGLRGGDYQSSFTHTYFVREQLNTDEISDLLRQFWEIENPRTSHDRPVLNPDEQ; via the coding sequence TAAGCCTTCTAGATGAAGAAGATTATCCGAGTCGGCGGGAAGTCAAGGCGGCTTGCCAAATGCTTTGTGAAGTGCAAGAACGCACAATGTCAACAATGGAAGAATTATCGGGAGAATATTTACGCtccaaagagaaagagaaacgaaaaaagCTCACCGCTGAAATGGACAGATTAGAGGCGGAATTTTCGGAGGCTTATTACCAGGCTCAAGAATATTTGGACAATCGGAAGGGTGAATTATCGAGTTTGGCAACAGACGCATCAGAAAATACTCGCCAACGTCGAATCGAAGAAGGAGTTGTACGAAAAAGTGTGGAATGGCAAGCTCTGGAGGAGCAAGTTAAGCGAGAACAAGATATCGCTCGTCAAAGAGAAGGTTTAGAGGAATTACGTCGACAGTATCAAAGTCGTTTATTTGATGAAGAGGAGCTTCAAGATTTAAAAGAATCGGAGATCAAAGGTccggaaacaagaaaatttcccgCAAACAATTGGGCAGAAAGTCGTTCAACGCCATCGCTTGGTAAGGATATGTGGAATCAACTCAAACGTGTTTCAATTCCCATATTCAACGGAGATAAAAGATTGTATGAGGGTTGGAAAACGGCTTTCATGGCATGTGTGGACAAGGCGCCCGCTACACCTGAGTACAAATTGCTGCAGCTACGTCAATATTTATCTGGCGAAGCATTAAAAGTCGTGGAACCTTTGGGACACTCTGCGGCGGCTTATGAGACGGCAAAGGAAGGATTGGAACGCAAGTTTGGCGGCAAACAGCGTCAGATTGCCTTGCATTTAGAAGAATTGGAGAACTTTAAGCCACTTCGCCCTGGAAATGCAAGGGACCTTGAGAGACTTGCAGATTTGTTGGACGTTACTGTAGTAAACCTGAGGGAGGCCGGTCGGCATGATGAATTAGGAAGCGGATCACTGTACCTCAGTTTGTGTAAGAAATTGACAGAAGCAATGCTAGCGCATTATCATCGGTGGATTCATGAAAATGGTCGTTGGCAGTCAGTAGAAACTTTGAGAGAGTTTATTATCCAGGAAGCAGAATTCCAGACAGTAGCATCGGAAACAATTTACGGTTTGAGAAAAAGAGGACATAAGAAAGACAGTGGAGTGACCTTCTTCGGTAACACGCAGAAATCTTCAGCACCTCAGAGAAGAGTTGGATTTCGACCGTGTAAAGTTTGCAGTGGTCATCATGGGGTTTGGCGCTGTGAAAAGTTCAAGGCTATGAGCCCTCCAGCGAGATGGGAAACCGCCAAGAGCCTTAAACTATGTTATCGTTGCTTAGGAGGAGATCACAACGGAGAAACGTGCGTTAGATCGAGAGTTTGCGGGATAAATAATTGTAAGAACACTCACAACCGATTGTTGCATAGAGACTCTGCGCCGGCAGACCGAAGTGAGCAGGGGGCCTCTCATGGTCGTCCTGAAATGGAACAAGGAGCATCAGGTGGTTCCCAGACTGCTGCAGAAGGCGAAACAAATAATGAAATGTCTCTTACTCCTCCCCAAGATCTAACTGAGCAAGCAACAGAGAGATCTCACAGCacagtgacgtcacaaaatgCACAACCAAGATTTGTGGCGCTACGCACGGTACCAGTGTTTCTGAAGAATGGCAATCGGAGAATTAAAGTGAATGCGTTGTTGGATGAAGCTTCAACAAAAACGTATTTAAATGCTGACGTAGCTGCTGAGCTTGGACTTCAAGGACATCCTCAAAGCGTAACTGTGAATGTTTTGAATGGACAGACTGAAACCTTCGAGACTACGCCAGTTGAGGTCGAGTTGGAAAGTTTGGATGGAAATGTGAAGACTACCATAAATGCATTCACAGCAGAACGAGTCACAGGAAACATGAAAGTTATCGACTGGGGAAAGTATGCGGCAAAGTGCACCCATTTGAAAGAGATACAGTTTCCAAATCCTGGCATTCGACCAATAGTGGACTTATTAATTGGAATTGATTATGCCGAATTACACTACTCGTTCAAGGATGTTCGAGGTCAACCTGGGGATCCAGTAGCAAGACTTACGCCATTAGGATGGACATGTACAGGAACAGTTAGTGGGCTCAGAGGAGGTGACTATCAGTCAAGCTTCACACACACCTATTTTGTGCGAGAACAGTTAAACACAGACGAAATAAGTGATTTACTACGACAATTCTGGGAAATTGAGAATCCCCGCACATCACATGATCGACCCGTTCTGAATCCTGATGAGCAATGA